In Stanieria sp. NIES-3757, the DNA window TAAATATCTAGAACAAACAAAGAATAAAAAGATCAAAATAAGAACGATAGTTCTAGACTTTTGAGTGGCAAATAAACTAATCGCCAAAGGAACAAATAATAGTATTGAAAGGTACACAGCAAGATACCAAAGACTTCCTTGATATGCAGGAAAATTATCCCAAACATTACCTGTTTGATTCACCTTCAACATAGAAGTAATAGCCAGTTGGAGATCGGAAAAATTTCTAGCTTTAAAAAGCTCAAATAAGTACAATGGCACTAGAAGTAAGCAACTAAGAAACAAATAGTTAGAATACAAATACCAAAATTGCTTGGCACATTTTTTAACACTTGTATTACAATCTACAACCTTTGTTAAATAACCAGAAATAAAAAAGAATGCAGGAACATCTATCAGAAGAGACCACTGGCGAATATTATCTGAAATATAGCCCCAGCCAGAAAAATAAACTGTATGAAGATGTATGACCCACAAAATGAGGAATCCTTTACAGAAATCAATAAATCTGTCACGTTTAACTGTCATTTTATTGTGCAATCTTGTAAGAAGTGGGATTAATTTCTGATGTTTTATATCATTCTAGGATTGCAAAAAACTATGTTTTGGTTTAGGCATAAAATTAAAGAAAGAATCTCGAATATACTCAGGGTTTGTTGTATAAATAAGAATTAGTAATCCAATCAGTCTGTGAAAAGATAGAGGAAAGATTTCAAAAGTAGGAACACAAAACATAAGAAATGCTCCTAGAAAAGTTAGCCAAAATTCATTTGCTCTGTAGTTGGCTATTGCCCAGATAGCGAGAGGAATAGCGAGAACATAATGATGTTCCCAGACAGAAGGAGAAATCAAGAGACTAAAAGCGATCGCATCAATCGAATGTCCATATAGCCTAAAGCTATAGAGCCAAGAATTTCTTTGACCCTCACCAGATGTTTTAATTAGCTTAGAATAAATCTGCTCCCTTTTGAGCAATCGTAGAATCAACCAAGCAAGAATTAAAAAATTTAATCCAACCACAACAATAGGAACAAAACCAAACAAAACATTTGTTCCTAGAAAAGTATTAGGAATTTTAGCAAAATTATAAATTAAACTCCAGATGCCATTATTTCTGTAATTACTTGGTTTTTCAGGACTTTTAAAGTAAGAAAGAAATTGCTGCCACAAAGTCCAGTCGTGGAATCCATTGGTCTGAATTATGGCAATGGCTACTAGTCCTATAACCACCCCGCAGATGGCTTTCCATCTTCTTGTATAACTCCAAGGAAGAAGTAGTACCAGAGTATAGATTTTGATATGAGCACCTAATGCAACCGCCAAACCAGCAAAAAATGGATAACGCTTAAGTAAAAGAATACCTAATAAAAAAGAGTTAAGAAGCCATAAGTTTACTTGATCAAAAGTTAGGGTTCTGATGAGGGGGTAATTAAAAAGGAAAAGACTTCCTACAAGCAGCGAGGCTGGCAACGTTTTGATTTTGAGTTGCTTTGCCAAAAGAGCAGTCAAATAATAAGCTAAGATGACTTGTAAAAATTGACCGCATTGATAAAAATAGGTTACAACTGTCCAGGCTTTATCTTCATCTGTAAATGCAAATAAAGGATTGTAAGTTGCTATTTGATGTAGAAAGACAAGAACCTGAGCTAATAAAGGTGGATATAAATAACAGGGTGGATTTCCAGTATAAGGATTTACACCAGCAATGATTGCTCTAGCAGCGTTTTCGTAGCACATATAATCGCTACTTCTTACATGAAAAGTTTCAACTTGGACAAACAATAAATTTAAACAGACCAACAAAGGTAAAATAACTGGGATCGCCTTGATTAAGGTTTTTTTAGGCTGCTGGGAAATTTGGTGCCAAGTATTACCCACAAGCACAATTGTGATAAATAAACCAAACAACTCAAAAGGCTGACTTTCAAGGTGTCCAGGGACACTACCATCAAAGGTAGACTGAACAATTGGTAGATTTAATCTCCAAATTATAAGTGGCAAGAAAATTGCTCCTATCAACGATAGGGAGTAAAACAATAAAAAAGCTATAGACTTACCTTGACGCATAAAATTTTGAAAAAATTAATATATCTTGTAAACATTCAGCTAACTTTGCTAACTGCGATCGCCTAAATTCTCGATTAATTTCACTGAAATATTTTTAAAAATAAAGATAATTAAGAATTGTTATAGTTAAATATTGTGTAAATTAATGAATTAAGCCCTGATTTTTAAGTAGTAGGATTACAAATGTTATCCCTAGCCAACCGATTACTGTAAATAACAGAGGTTTGTCTCCTAACAACATCTCTTCAGGTCGTTCGGTTTGACCCCCTTGTTCTAAACTGAGGTTCTTTCTTCTAATTTCCTGGGGGTCACTCAACAATTGATAGCGAAAAATGCCATATAGAACAAAAGGTAATGTCAACATCATCCAGGGTGTTGAGGCTCCCTTTACAGCTGGTCCCGAACTCCAAAGAGCATAAGTGAGAATTGTTCCATTGGTAACAATGCCCTCCATTCTGCTTAACAAAGGGAGAGAATATCGATGTAAGACTCTACGAGATTTACTTCCTTTGATTTCTGAAAGCCTTAACTCTGCTTTACGTTTTTCAATTGCTAAAAATAATGCCAGCATAGCTGTACATAACAAAAACCAATGAGATAAAACAATTCCTGTTGCAGTAGCTCCTCCCAATGCCCGCAAAATAAATCCTGTTGCGATCGCAACTACATCTATAATAACTTGATGTTTCAGTTGTAAGTTATACGCCACCTGTAAAAAGGCATATCCTAAAATAGCTGCTCCTAAACCTGGTGATCTCGACCATCCAACTATTAAGGCAGTCCCAAGCAAGATAACAGCCATTGCAATAGAAGCAGGAATACTGACTAATCCTGCTGCTATTGGTCGCTGACACTTTACTGGATGACGGCGGTCTGACTCTACGTCAATAATGTCATTTATCAAGTAAAAACTACTAGAAGAAAAGCAGAATAAAATAAAGGCCAGAAGACTTCCTAAAATAGAAGAAATAGTAATATTAAAAGCAAATAAAGGAGCAGCAAAAACAATTAAGTTTTTAGTCCATTGCCTAGGGCGCAATGCTTTAAAATAAGCTAAAAATTTAGATTTTTTAGTGTTAATAGGAATTGATTCAGAAAATAACACTTTTTGAGAAGCAGTGAGTCGCTTCTTACTATTTTTAAATAGGGTCATGCCATGAATTTCTCCGTAATCTGTTAATAATTGGCTCTTCAAAGCTAAGCTAGCGTGTTAGTTGACCTTAAGTAAGTGTCATTCTATTTTCAGATGGATTAAAGCCATTGCTTGGAATGAAAGACTGCCCACCTGACGTAGCGACTGCTCGACAGCGACCAAATCCAAAACAATGGGAAACTAGTACCCAACGTAAAGTGGAATATGTTTACCACCTCCTACATAGATGGGAAGCTTGCTGGCAGGAAGATCGCGGGTAACCCCTCCCCTTGTTTCTCTAATGTATGTAGTATAGTTTGGACCTCCACCATAGTTAATTTCTCCCACCGTGATGGAGATTGAAGATTCATGATTAATAAACATAGGCTCTTTCTGTGTTCCATCAGGAGCAGCCGTTGTAGTGTAAGCAAAACCACCCAGTAATTCTGTTTTTCCACCCCTTCTCGTGTCAATTAAAGTGCCACCCCGTTCTGTCTTTAGACCCAAAATCCACAAATTACCACCATTATTGGTTATGTGAGTACCTTGATTCTCCACATTGAATTGGCGCGCCCAAACATTTTGACCATTAAACGTCCAATTTTGCCAGGGATTGGAGACAACATTTTCCAGAAATACATCTCCCTTCCCAGTCATGTAACCAGATACATTAGTAGCATCACGAATAACTAATGTTCTCGAAGAAGCATTGTCGATGGTAGGAGTTGAAAAGTACCCACTCCCAATACGTTCAAACACAACAACAGGACTAGTACCATCTACAACCTTAAAGCCTGGATTGACCGTGTCAGGTACTATAACCCAAGCTTCGGTACCAATGATTCGACGCACATTATTACGGATCAAAACTGTTCTTTGAAGGTTATAAGTACCAACTGGTAAATAGACAGTGGTATTGCCAGAATTGATCGCAGCCTGAATCGCGGCTGTATCATCCTGCTCATCGTTCGGAATAGCCCCATAGGAAACTACATTTGCCCAGGGAGTTGTGTTTGGATCGTCCCAAGGAACATCGGGTGTTTCTTTAATAGGCAGATTCAGTGTTTGTAACGAGGTTGGAAACTGACTAACGGTTGAACCGGAGACAAATTCTGAGATATTGGGTCCTACCAAAGTTGTATCTGCATCCTCGATTGCCCATTGATAGCCCGAAGTCTTAATATTACGAACCAGCAGACTCAACGGATAATCGCTCTTGATGGCAGGACGGCTGGACGCTTTACCAGTACCCTTCAAGGTTGAGTCAATCACTGTCATTCGTCCACCTGCATTATAAATAGCTGTACCAGCATTGGTACTAGTTAATCCACGAATATTAATGACCTGTCCGGTGTTGTAAAATCCGTAAACACTTTGATTCAGAAGGGTAATATTTTCAAGTGTTTGGCTGTTGACAGTAAAACCTGTGCGAATGCCGTACTGAAACCCTTTGACAGTTACTTCTTTCACTAAGAGTGGGCCAATTTCATCGGTAAAGTTCATGTCTAGTCCGTTAACACCCTGTCCGTCACCGGACTGAATTGTTACCTGACGCATAGAACCCTGGTTACTGGCATTAAACTGGATACCAATTGCCCCTGAATTACCAATTCCCGTATCAACAGTCAAATTTCGGATTGAATTCCCAAATCGCTGGGCAGGGGCAGGGCCTGTAAAAATCATTGCTTTCGGGGCATTCACATCTGTATAGCCTGTAGCTTTATCTTTCAGCTTAATAATTGCCTTCTGCTCACTCTGTCCTTGCAGAATTGTATACTTGTAATCATTGCCTGTACCCGGAGTTCCAGCAGGCCAGGATAGGGTTTCAGAAATTAGATAGGTGCCATTGGGCAAATAAATAATGCGTTTACCATTTGGATAAGCATTCAGTGCAGCCTGAATTGCCTTCGTGTCATCCGTAACTCCATCTCCCTTGGCATTAAATTCCTTGACGTTG includes these proteins:
- a CDS encoding UbiA prenyltransferase; amino-acid sequence: MTLFKNSKKRLTASQKVLFSESIPINTKKSKFLAYFKALRPRQWTKNLIVFAAPLFAFNITISSILGSLLAFILFCFSSSSFYLINDIIDVESDRRHPVKCQRPIAAGLVSIPASIAMAVILLGTALIVGWSRSPGLGAAILGYAFLQVAYNLQLKHQVIIDVVAIATGFILRALGGATATGIVLSHWFLLCTAMLALFLAIEKRKAELRLSEIKGSKSRRVLHRYSLPLLSRMEGIVTNGTILTYALWSSGPAVKGASTPWMMLTLPFVLYGIFRYQLLSDPQEIRRKNLSLEQGGQTERPEEMLLGDKPLLFTVIGWLGITFVILLLKNQGLIH